The Streptomyces sp. NBC_01689 genome includes a window with the following:
- a CDS encoding carbohydrate ABC transporter permease, which yields MTTLQPSAAVTRRPDRPPGKRDRRSWTGWGFIGPFAVVFAFVFLAPIAYSIYLSLFRDKLIGGTSFVGLDNYRQALQDQQFWDSLTRVSLFLVIQVPIMLGIALFVALALDSGRLYGRDFFRISIFLPYAVPAVVATLMWGFMYGTRFGLVGDINSAFGVTLPDPLSSDLILASIGNIVTWEFVGYNMLIFYSALRVIPQSLYEAAEIDGAGQLRVITAIKLPAIRGALVIATIFSIIGSFQLFNEPSILRPLARNAITTDYTPNFYTYSLSFNGQQHNYSAAVAIIMGLITMVIAYVVQLRGMRKGA from the coding sequence ATGACGACGCTTCAACCCTCCGCGGCCGTGACCCGGCGCCCGGACAGGCCTCCGGGGAAACGGGACCGCCGCTCCTGGACAGGCTGGGGGTTCATCGGCCCCTTCGCGGTGGTCTTCGCCTTCGTCTTCCTGGCTCCGATCGCGTATTCGATCTATCTCAGCCTCTTCCGCGACAAGCTCATCGGCGGGACGTCGTTCGTCGGCCTCGACAACTACCGACAGGCGCTCCAGGACCAGCAGTTCTGGGACTCCCTGACCCGCGTCTCCCTGTTCCTGGTGATCCAGGTGCCGATCATGCTCGGCATCGCGCTGTTCGTGGCACTCGCCCTGGACAGCGGCCGCCTGTACGGCCGGGACTTCTTCCGGATCTCGATCTTCCTGCCGTACGCGGTGCCCGCCGTGGTCGCCACCCTGATGTGGGGCTTCATGTACGGCACGCGGTTCGGACTGGTGGGCGACATCAACAGCGCCTTCGGCGTCACCCTTCCCGACCCGCTCTCCTCCGACCTGATCCTGGCGTCGATCGGCAACATCGTCACCTGGGAGTTCGTCGGCTACAACATGCTGATCTTCTACTCCGCGCTGCGGGTGATCCCGCAGTCCCTGTACGAGGCGGCGGAGATCGACGGCGCCGGGCAGCTCCGCGTCATCACGGCCATCAAACTCCCCGCGATCCGCGGCGCCCTGGTCATCGCGACGATCTTCTCGATCATCGGCAGCTTCCAGCTGTTCAACGAGCCCAGCATCCTGCGCCCGCTCGCGCGCAACGCGATCACCACGGACTACACCCCGAACTTCTATACGTACTCACTGTCCTTCAACGGACAGCAGCACAACTACTCCGCGGCGGTCGCCATCATCATGGGGCTGATCACCATGGTCATCGCCTATGTCGTGCAGCTCCGCGGCATGCGCAAGGGAGCGTGA
- a CDS encoding carbohydrate ABC transporter permease, translated as MSSTSGPVTDGSLSTPAGPGAIATPRLRSSRKNKQVSRRPRRSILLTVLTGLILVYTVVPLLWLVISATKTQEGLAHSSGLWFSHKFALWSNVHDTFTYHDGIFVRWLLNTLLYVVLGAGGATLLAILGGYALAKFRFPGKRAVFAVVIGAVAVPGTALAVPTFLMFSKMGLTDTPWAVIIPSLVSPFGLYLMWVFASEAIPTELLEAARIDGAGEIRTFFQVALPLLAPGTVTVLLFTTVATWNNYFLPLIMLKDPKWYPLTLGLDAWNSQAQTIGGDVIFNLVITGSLLTIVPLIAAFLLLQKYWQSGLAAGSVKE; from the coding sequence ATGAGCAGCACGAGCGGCCCCGTCACGGACGGCTCCCTCTCCACCCCCGCCGGGCCGGGCGCGATCGCCACGCCCCGACTGCGTTCCTCCCGCAAGAACAAGCAGGTGTCCAGGCGCCCGAGACGCAGCATCCTGCTGACCGTGCTCACGGGCCTGATCCTGGTCTACACGGTGGTCCCCCTGCTGTGGCTCGTCATCAGCGCCACCAAGACCCAGGAAGGGCTCGCCCACTCGTCCGGACTGTGGTTCAGCCACAAGTTCGCCCTCTGGAGCAACGTCCACGACACGTTCACGTACCACGACGGCATCTTCGTCCGGTGGTTGCTGAACACCCTGCTGTACGTGGTGCTGGGGGCCGGCGGTGCCACCCTCCTCGCGATCCTCGGCGGCTACGCGCTGGCGAAGTTCCGGTTCCCGGGGAAACGCGCCGTCTTCGCCGTGGTCATCGGCGCCGTGGCCGTCCCCGGCACGGCCCTCGCGGTCCCGACCTTCCTGATGTTCAGCAAGATGGGGCTGACCGACACGCCCTGGGCGGTGATCATCCCCTCGCTCGTGTCGCCCTTCGGTCTGTATCTGATGTGGGTCTTCGCCAGTGAGGCCATCCCCACCGAACTGCTGGAGGCCGCCCGCATCGACGGAGCGGGCGAGATCCGCACCTTCTTCCAGGTGGCCCTGCCCCTGCTCGCCCCCGGCACGGTGACCGTCCTGCTGTTCACCACCGTCGCGACCTGGAACAACTACTTCCTGCCGTTGATCATGCTCAAGGATCCGAAGTGGTATCCGCTGACCCTCGGTCTGGACGCGTGGAACTCCCAGGCCCAGACCATCGGCGGCGACGTGATCTTCAATCTGGTGATCACCGGTTCGCTGCTCACCATCGTGCCGCTGATCGCCGCGTTCCTGCTGCTGCAGAAGTACTGGCAGTCGGGCCTCGCCGCCGGAAGCGTCAAGGAATGA
- a CDS encoding ABC transporter substrate-binding protein: MRRTTGRLLRGFTVLSVLALGATACGGSDDSSSGQKAVSATDIQAALKKGGSVTVWAWEPTLKTVVADFEKKYPKVKINLVGDRSGDKHYTALSNAIAAGKGVPDVAQVEYFALSQYSLTKGLSDLAPYGAGKLAAKYTPGPWNAVSDGDKVYGLPMDSGPMAMFYNKKVFDKYKIAVPTTWDEYVDAARKLHKADPKAYIANDAGDAGFTTSMLWQAGSRPYKVDGTKVAVNFEDAGAKKYTDTWQKLIDEKLLAPINGWTDDWYKGLGDGTIATLTTGAWMPANFVSGVPNASGDWRAAPMPQWTEGDKTTAENGGSSLALPALGKNKELAYAFVEYADSGAGVQSRIKEGAFPATKAELQSADFQNIKFDYFGGQQANKIFAESAANVGSDWSYLPFQQYANSIFNDTVGKAYISGTKLAAGLKSWQDASIKYGNEQGFTVEK, from the coding sequence ATGCGTAGAACCACCGGCCGCCTGCTGCGCGGCTTCACCGTCCTCTCCGTCCTCGCCCTGGGGGCGACCGCCTGCGGCGGCTCCGACGACAGCAGCTCCGGTCAGAAGGCGGTCTCCGCCACGGACATCCAGGCGGCCCTCAAGAAGGGCGGGTCGGTCACGGTCTGGGCCTGGGAGCCCACGCTGAAGACGGTCGTCGCCGACTTCGAGAAGAAGTACCCCAAGGTCAAGATCAACCTGGTCGGCGACCGGTCCGGCGACAAGCACTACACCGCCCTGTCGAACGCGATCGCGGCCGGCAAGGGCGTCCCCGACGTCGCCCAGGTCGAGTACTTCGCGCTGAGCCAGTACTCCCTCACCAAGGGCCTCAGCGACCTGGCCCCGTACGGCGCCGGCAAGCTCGCCGCCAAGTACACCCCGGGCCCCTGGAACGCCGTGAGCGACGGTGACAAGGTCTACGGCCTGCCGATGGACTCCGGCCCGATGGCGATGTTCTACAACAAGAAGGTCTTCGACAAGTACAAGATCGCCGTCCCGACCACCTGGGACGAGTACGTCGACGCGGCCCGCAAGCTGCACAAGGCCGACCCCAAGGCGTACATCGCCAACGACGCCGGCGACGCGGGCTTCACCACCAGCATGCTGTGGCAGGCCGGTTCGCGCCCCTACAAGGTCGACGGCACCAAGGTGGCGGTCAACTTCGAGGACGCGGGCGCCAAGAAGTACACGGACACCTGGCAGAAGCTCATCGACGAGAAGCTTCTCGCGCCCATCAACGGCTGGACCGACGACTGGTACAAGGGCCTCGGCGACGGCACCATCGCCACCCTGACGACCGGCGCCTGGATGCCCGCCAACTTCGTCTCCGGAGTGCCGAACGCCTCAGGTGACTGGCGCGCGGCCCCGATGCCGCAGTGGACCGAGGGCGACAAGACGACCGCGGAGAACGGCGGCAGCTCCCTCGCCCTGCCCGCGCTGGGCAAGAACAAGGAACTCGCCTACGCGTTCGTGGAGTACGCCGACTCCGGTGCCGGCGTGCAGAGCCGCATCAAGGAGGGCGCGTTCCCGGCGACCAAGGCCGAACTCCAGTCCGCCGACTTCCAGAACATCAAGTTCGACTACTTCGGTGGCCAGCAGGCCAACAAGATCTTCGCCGAGTCCGCCGCGAACGTCGGCAGCGACTGGTCGTACCTGCCCTTCCAGCAGTACGCCAACTCGATCTTCAACGACACCGTCGGCAAGGCCTACATCTCCGGCACCAAGCTGGCCGCGGGCCTGAAGTCCTGGCAGGACGCCTCGATCAAGTACGGCAACGAGCAGGGCTTCACCGTCGAGAAGTAA
- a CDS encoding response regulator transcription factor gives MCAHVLVAEDDEKQAELIRRSLLQEGHTATVVHDGGAALDEVRRLRPDLVVLDLMLPVIDGFGVCRVLRRDGDIPVLMLTARSTEDDVLLGLELGADDYMTKPYSPRELMARIRTVLRRSGRTSTGKDRVVRAAGIAVDPVRHEVYCDGSRVECTPGEYEILRAMTAEPERVFSRRQLLDRTRGSDRASTERAIDVHIMNLRRKIEPDPRRPVRLLTVFGVGYKLSGDRG, from the coding sequence GTGTGCGCACATGTGCTGGTCGCGGAGGACGACGAGAAGCAGGCGGAGCTGATACGCCGCTCCCTGCTGCAGGAGGGACACACCGCGACCGTGGTCCACGACGGCGGGGCCGCTCTCGACGAGGTCCGGCGCCTCAGGCCGGACCTCGTGGTCCTGGACCTGATGCTCCCGGTGATCGACGGCTTCGGGGTGTGCCGGGTGCTGCGCAGGGACGGCGACATCCCGGTCCTCATGCTCACCGCCCGCTCCACCGAGGACGACGTCCTGCTCGGCCTGGAACTCGGCGCGGACGACTACATGACCAAGCCGTACAGCCCCCGTGAGCTGATGGCCCGGATCCGCACGGTCCTGCGGCGCAGCGGGCGTACGTCCACCGGGAAGGACCGCGTCGTACGCGCCGCGGGCATCGCCGTGGATCCGGTACGGCACGAGGTGTACTGCGACGGCTCGCGCGTGGAGTGCACGCCGGGCGAGTACGAGATCCTGCGCGCCATGACCGCCGAGCCCGAACGGGTCTTCTCCCGGAGGCAGTTGCTGGACCGCACCCGCGGCAGCGACCGGGCCTCCACCGAGCGGGCCATCGACGTGCACATCATGAACCTGCGCCGGAAGATCGAACCGGATCCGCGCCGGCCCGTACGGCTGCTGACGGTGTTCGGCGTCGGGTACAAGCTCAGCGGTGACCGGGGATGA
- a CDS encoding LacI family DNA-binding transcriptional regulator, translating into MADVARLAGVSSQTVSRVSNGYDGVNEETRQQVLAAMKELGYRPNSAARALKRGEFRTIGVITFNLSTTGNMRTLEAIATSAAQDGYAVTLLPVAVPTQDEVRGAFSRLGELAVDAVIAIMEVHLLDAATISLPPHVQVVVADSDAGDRYAVVDTDQAGGARAAVRHLLDLGHRTVWHLAGPEESFAAQRRADAWSAALAEEGRVAPPLVRGDWSAESGYRAGLSLADEPECTAVFAANDQMALGLLRALHERGLRIPEDVSVIGFDDIPEAGSFLPPLTTVHQDFAEVGRLCVEGVLRRMHLEGTEHGTTLVPTKLVVRASTAAPREGGRHDGGPGVPLGVR; encoded by the coding sequence ATGGCGGACGTCGCGCGACTGGCCGGCGTCTCCTCGCAGACGGTGTCCCGGGTGTCCAACGGCTACGACGGTGTCAACGAGGAGACCCGGCAGCAGGTGCTGGCGGCCATGAAGGAGCTGGGGTACCGGCCCAACAGCGCGGCCCGGGCCCTGAAGCGCGGTGAGTTCCGCACCATCGGCGTCATCACCTTCAACCTCTCCACCACGGGCAACATGCGCACCCTGGAGGCGATCGCCACCTCCGCGGCGCAGGACGGTTACGCCGTCACGCTCCTGCCCGTCGCCGTCCCGACCCAGGACGAGGTGCGGGGCGCCTTCTCCCGGCTGGGTGAGCTGGCCGTCGACGCCGTCATCGCCATCATGGAGGTGCACCTGCTCGACGCGGCGACCATCTCCCTCCCTCCCCATGTGCAGGTCGTGGTGGCCGACTCCGACGCCGGTGACCGCTACGCCGTGGTCGACACCGACCAGGCCGGGGGCGCCCGTGCCGCCGTACGGCATCTGCTGGACCTCGGCCATCGCACGGTCTGGCACCTGGCGGGGCCGGAGGAGTCGTTCGCGGCGCAGCGCCGCGCCGACGCCTGGAGCGCCGCGCTGGCGGAGGAGGGCCGCGTCGCGCCTCCCCTCGTACGGGGCGACTGGTCGGCGGAGTCCGGGTACCGCGCGGGGCTGAGCCTCGCGGACGAGCCGGAGTGCACGGCGGTGTTCGCCGCCAACGACCAGATGGCGCTCGGGCTGTTGCGGGCCCTGCACGAGCGGGGCCTGAGGATTCCCGAGGACGTCAGTGTCATCGGCTTCGACGACATCCCCGAGGCCGGGTCCTTCCTCCCGCCGCTGACCACGGTGCACCAGGACTTCGCCGAGGTGGGACGCCTCTGCGTCGAGGGTGTCCTGCGGCGGATGCATCTGGAGGGGACGGAGCACGGGACCACCCTCGTCCCGACCAAGCTCGTGGTGCGCGCCAGCACCGCGGCGCCGCGCGAGGGAGGACGGCACGACGGCGGACCGGGGGTGCCACTCGGCGTGAGGTGA
- a CDS encoding alpha/beta hydrolase: protein MPISGSTAGRRRGAMVIASAVFCATGLVAAGPAPGGGPFPPAPVPRLDWQPCADGPEFDCAVARVPLDHLDPGGRTIELAVVRHRATGPGRRAGTLFFNPGGPGGPGTVQMPQNYESFPREVRERFDIVSWDPRGVGNSTAVNCFATTAEAVAWRTSKPVGLPVGEKQRRDWIDAFADLGRRCELRDPDLLRHVSTADTARDLDQLRQAVGDPQLTYLGVSYGTFLGATYANLFPGKVRAMVLDSNVDPQAWTNHASDAEPRLTPFLRLGSDLGAAATLDQFLSLCGAASTGGCAFSAGGARATRDKFDELMRRLRQRPVGDWTYGRTVGDVVSGLYVVHPGWTDLAGRLQDLWQGRVPPPAAPSPEPPVPVPYTGDEQAGSILCSESPTPRDPGVYHALEEAAALRAGDSGRFWAWAAEACATWPVVAANRYRGPWDRPTAHPLLVVGTTYDPATPYAGARAMAAELASARLLTAQGYGHTALLNPSACVGRYESRYLVDGALPPAGATCRQDTRPFPAPKPRGGVATGGGGEAASVS from the coding sequence GTGCCCATATCCGGTTCCACAGCGGGCCGTCGGCGCGGGGCCATGGTCATCGCGTCGGCGGTGTTCTGTGCCACGGGCCTCGTCGCGGCGGGCCCGGCTCCGGGCGGCGGGCCGTTCCCCCCGGCTCCCGTCCCGCGACTGGACTGGCAACCGTGCGCCGACGGACCGGAGTTCGACTGCGCGGTCGCCCGGGTACCGCTGGACCATCTCGACCCCGGTGGCCGGACCATCGAACTGGCCGTCGTCCGGCACCGGGCGACCGGTCCCGGACGACGCGCGGGCACCCTGTTCTTCAACCCCGGCGGTCCGGGCGGCCCGGGGACGGTGCAGATGCCGCAGAACTACGAGTCCTTCCCCCGCGAGGTGAGGGAGCGCTTCGACATCGTCAGCTGGGATCCCCGCGGCGTCGGGAACAGTACGGCGGTGAACTGCTTCGCGACCACGGCGGAGGCGGTCGCCTGGCGCACGAGCAAACCGGTCGGTCTCCCGGTGGGCGAGAAGCAGCGGCGGGACTGGATCGACGCGTTCGCGGATCTGGGCCGGCGCTGTGAGCTGCGGGACCCCGACCTCCTGCGTCATGTGTCGACCGCCGACACCGCCCGCGATCTCGACCAGCTCCGGCAGGCGGTGGGCGACCCGCAGCTGACCTACCTCGGCGTCTCCTACGGCACGTTCCTCGGCGCCACCTACGCCAATCTCTTCCCCGGCAAGGTCCGCGCCATGGTCCTCGACAGCAACGTCGACCCGCAGGCCTGGACGAACCACGCCTCCGACGCGGAGCCCCGACTGACGCCCTTCCTCCGCCTCGGCTCGGACCTCGGCGCCGCGGCGACCCTGGACCAGTTCCTCTCCCTGTGCGGGGCCGCCTCCACGGGCGGGTGCGCCTTCTCGGCGGGCGGGGCGCGGGCGACCCGGGACAAGTTCGACGAGCTGATGCGGCGCCTGCGGCAGCGGCCGGTGGGCGACTGGACGTACGGCCGGACGGTCGGTGACGTGGTGAGCGGCCTCTACGTCGTCCACCCGGGCTGGACGGACCTCGCGGGCAGGCTGCAGGACCTCTGGCAAGGACGCGTCCCGCCGCCCGCCGCCCCGTCGCCGGAGCCGCCGGTGCCCGTCCCCTACACGGGAGACGAACAGGCCGGCTCCATCCTGTGCTCCGAGAGTCCCACTCCGCGTGACCCCGGTGTGTACCACGCGCTGGAGGAGGCCGCAGCCCTGCGCGCGGGCGACTCCGGACGCTTCTGGGCCTGGGCGGCGGAGGCCTGTGCCACCTGGCCGGTCGTCGCCGCGAACCGCTACCGCGGGCCGTGGGACAGGCCGACGGCCCATCCGCTCCTGGTGGTCGGTACCACCTACGACCCGGCCACGCCCTACGCGGGCGCGCGGGCGATGGCGGCGGAGCTGGCCTCCGCCCGGCTCCTCACCGCTCAGGGGTACGGGCACACGGCGTTGCTCAATCCCAGCGCGTGCGTCGGACGGTACGAGAGCCGCTACCTGGTCGACGGTGCCCTCCCGCCCGCCGGAGCGACGTGCCGGCAGGACACCAGGCCCTTCCCCGCCCCCAAACCGCGGGGCGGCGTCGCCACCGGCGGCGGCGGAGAAGCGGCCTCCGTCTCCTGA